One Fusarium falciforme chromosome 1, complete sequence genomic window carries:
- a CDS encoding Glucanase produces the protein MYRILATASALLATARAQQACTLNAESKPALTWSKCTSSGCSNVRGSVVVDANWRWTHSTSSSTNCYTGNTWDKTLCPDGKTCADKCCLDGADYSGTYGVTSSGNQLNLKFVTVGPYSTNVGSRLYLMEDENNYQMFDLLGNEFTFDVDVNNIGCGLNGALYFVSMDKDGGKSRFSTNKAGAKYGTGYCDAQCPRDVKFINGVANSDEWKPSASDKNAGVGKYGTCCPEMDIWEANKISTAYTPHPCKSLTQQSCEGDACGGTYSSTRYAGTCDPDGCDFNPYRQGNLTFYGPGSGFNVDTTKKLTVVTQFIKGSDGKLSEIKRLYVQNGKVIGNPQSEIVNNPGSSITDSFCKAQKVAFNDPDDFNKKGGWSGMNDALAKPMVLVMSLWHDHYANMLWLDSTYPKGSKTPGSARGSCPEDSGVPATLEKEVPNSSVSFSNIKFGPIGSTYSGTGGNNPDPEEPEEPEEPGTVPQWGQCGGINYSGPTACVSPYKCNKINDYYSQCY, from the exons ATGTACCGCATTCTCGCCACCGCCTCGGCTCTGCTGGCAACCGCCCGCGCCCAGCAAGCCTGCACCCTCAACGCCGAAAGCAAGCCTGCCTTGACCTGGTCCAAGTGCACATCCAGCGGCTGCAGCAACGTCCGCGGATCTGTCGTGGTTGATGCCAACTGGCGATGGACCCATAGCACCTCCAGCAGCACCAACTGCTACACCGGCAATACCTGGGACAAGACTCTCTGCCCCGATGGAAAGACCTGCGCTGACAAGTGCTGTCTTGATGGTGCTGACTACTCTGGCACCTACGGAGTCACTTCGAGCGGCAACCAGCTCAACCTCAAGTTCGTGACTGTTGGACCGTACAGCACCAATGTTGGCAGCCGTCTCTACCTCATGGAGGATGAGAACAACTACCAGATGTTCGACCTCCTGGGCAACGAGTTCACCTTTGATGTCGATGTCAACAACATCGGATGCGGCCTGAACGGCGCTCTCTACTTCGTCTCCATGGACAAGGATGGTGGCAAGAGCCGCTTCAGCACCAACAAGGCTGGTGCCAAGTACGGAACTGGCTACTGCGATGCCCAGTGCCCTCGCGATGTCAAATTCATCAACGGAGTT GCCAACTCCGACGAGTGGAAGCCCTCCGCCAGCGACAAGAACGCCGGCGTCGGCAAGTACGGCACCTGCTGCCCTGAGATGGATATCTGGGAGGCCAACAAGATCTCCACGGCCTACACGCCCCATCCATGCAAGAGCCTCACCCAGCAGTCCTGCGAGGGCGATGCCTGCGGTGGCACCTACTCTTCTACCCGCTATGCTGGAACTTGCGATCCCGATGGTTGCGATTTCAACCCTTACCGCCAGGGCAACCTCACCTTCTACGGTCCCGGCTCCGGCTTCAACGTTGACACCACCAAGAAGCTGACTGTCGTGACCCAGTTCATCAAGGGCAGCGACGGCAAGCTTTCTGAGATCAAGCGTCTGTATGTTCAGAACGGCAAGGTCATTGGCAACCCCCAGTCCGAGATCGTCAACAACCCCGGCAGCTCCATCACCGACAGCTTCTGCAAGGCCCAGAAGGTTGCCTTCAACGACCCCGATGACTTCAACAAGAAGGGTGGCTGGAGCGGCATGAACGACGCCCTCGCCAAGCCCATGGTTCTCGTCATGAGCTTGTGGCACGAC CACTACGCCAACATGCTCTGGCTCGACTCCACCTACCCCAAGGGCTCCAAGACTCCCGGCTCTGCTCGCGGCTCTTGCCCCGAGGACTCTGGTGTCCCCGCCACCCTCGAGAAGGAGGTCCCCAACTCCAGCGTCAGCTTCTCCAACATCAAGTTCGGTCCCATCGGCAGCACCTACTCCGGCACCGGCGGCAACAACCCCGATCCCGAGGAGCCTGAGGAGCCCGAGGAGCCTGGCACCGTCCCCCAGTGGGGCCAGTGCGGCGGCATCAACTACAGCGGCCCCACTGCCTGCGTGTCTCCCTACAAGTGCAACAAGATCAACGACTACTACTCCCAGTGCTACTAG
- a CDS encoding DNL-type domain-containing protein, with product MASRSTPIVSSILRQLRSQPQRIIRARPAAVFQPLIASRAAHSIPRPPTQKYAQPNREQAQPGEEPKSEGERPEIKPSYYQLSFTCVPCGHRSHHNVSKQGYHYGSTLITCPECRNRHVISDHLNIFGDRKITVEDLMREKGQLVKRGSLGEDGDIEFWPEESLAQSEEGAGKTENS from the coding sequence ATGGCCTCTCGCTCAACACCAATCGTTTCCTCGATCCTGCGCCAGCTGCGCTCGCAACCCCAGCGCATTATCCGCGCTCGCCCCGCCGCAGTTTTCCAACCCTTGATCGCCTCCCGCGCGGCGCATTCGATCCCCCGCCCGCCGACGCAAAAGTACGCGCAGCCCAACCGCGAGCAGGCACAGCCCGGAGAGGAGCCCAAGAGCGAGGGCGAGCGACCAGAGATCAAGCCGTCGTACTACCAGCTGTCCTTCACCTGCGTGCCCTGCGGCCATCGCTCCCACCACAACGTCTCCAAGCAGGGCTACCACTATGGCTCTACGCTTATTACCTGCCCTGAATGCCGAAACCGTCACGTCATCAGCGATCATTTGAATATCTTTGGAGATCGCAAGATCACCGTCGAGGATCTCATGCGGGAAAAGGGACAGCTCGTCAAGCGAGGAAGCCTGGGCGAGGACGGCGATATTGAGTTCTGGCCAGAGGAATCTCTTGCTCAATCTGAAGAGGGGGCTGGAAAGACCGAGAATTCATAA